In Streptomyces sp. NBC_00704, a genomic segment contains:
- the betA gene encoding choline dehydrogenase, producing MAPVQYDFVIVGGGSAGCALANRLSADPGNRVLVLEAGRPDYPWDVFIHMPAALTYPIGSRFYDWKYESEPEPHMGGRRVYHARGKVLGGSSSINGMIFQRGNPMDYERWAADPGMEAWDYAHCLPYFKRMETCLAADPDDEFRGHDGPLVLERGPATNPLFGAFLKATEEAGHAPTDDVNGYRQEGFARFDRNVHRGRRLSASKAYLKPARKRPNLTVRTRALATRVLFEGKRAVGVEYRRGRGAPQQVRAREVVLCGGAINSPQLLQLSGVGNADELRALGIDVVHDLPGVGENLQDHLEVYIQYACKQPVSMQPYLAKWRAPFIGLQWLLRKGPAATNHFEAGGFCRSNEEVAYPNLMFHFLPIAVRYDGSVPAGGHGYQVHVGPMYSDAVGSVKIRSRDPREHPALRFNYLSTEQDRREWIEAVRVARTLLNQPALAPYNGGEVSPGPSVASDEEILAWVAKDGETALHPSCTCKMGTDDMSVVDPADLRVHGVEGLRVVDASVMPYVTNGNIYAPVMMIAEKAADLILGKEPLPASTAAYYRHRDARKPAE from the coding sequence ATGGCTCCTGTGCAGTACGACTTCGTCATCGTGGGCGGTGGTTCGGCGGGCTGTGCGCTGGCGAACAGGCTGTCGGCGGATCCGGGGAACCGGGTGCTGGTACTGGAGGCGGGCCGGCCGGACTACCCGTGGGACGTGTTCATCCACATGCCGGCCGCGCTGACGTACCCGATCGGGAGCCGGTTCTACGACTGGAAGTACGAGTCGGAGCCCGAGCCGCACATGGGCGGCCGGCGGGTCTACCACGCGCGGGGCAAGGTGCTGGGCGGGTCCAGCAGCATCAACGGCATGATCTTCCAGCGGGGCAACCCCATGGACTACGAACGCTGGGCCGCCGATCCGGGGATGGAGGCCTGGGACTACGCGCACTGCCTGCCGTACTTCAAGCGGATGGAGACCTGCCTCGCGGCCGATCCCGACGACGAGTTCCGCGGCCACGACGGCCCCCTCGTCCTGGAACGCGGCCCGGCGACGAACCCGCTCTTCGGCGCGTTCCTCAAGGCCACCGAGGAAGCCGGCCACGCCCCGACCGACGACGTCAACGGCTACCGGCAGGAGGGCTTCGCCCGCTTCGACCGCAACGTCCACCGCGGACGGCGCCTGTCGGCGTCCAAGGCGTACCTCAAGCCCGCCAGGAAACGCCCCAACCTCACCGTGCGCACCCGCGCCCTGGCCACCCGCGTCCTCTTCGAGGGCAAACGGGCCGTCGGCGTCGAGTACCGGCGCGGCAGGGGCGCCCCGCAGCAGGTGCGCGCACGGGAGGTCGTGCTGTGCGGCGGCGCGATCAACTCCCCGCAGCTGCTCCAGTTGTCCGGCGTCGGCAACGCGGACGAGCTGCGCGCCCTGGGCATCGACGTCGTGCACGACCTGCCGGGTGTGGGGGAGAACCTCCAGGACCACCTGGAGGTCTACATCCAGTACGCCTGCAAGCAGCCGGTGTCGATGCAGCCGTACCTGGCGAAATGGCGCGCCCCCTTCATCGGTCTGCAGTGGCTGCTGCGGAAGGGGCCCGCGGCCACGAACCACTTCGAGGCCGGCGGCTTCTGCCGCAGCAACGAGGAGGTGGCCTATCCGAACCTGATGTTCCACTTCCTGCCGATCGCGGTCCGCTACGACGGCTCGGTACCGGCCGGCGGCCACGGCTACCAGGTGCACGTCGGTCCCATGTACTCCGACGCGGTGGGCTCGGTGAAGATCAGGAGCCGGGACCCGCGGGAACACCCCGCCCTGCGCTTCAACTACCTGTCCACCGAGCAGGACCGCCGGGAGTGGATCGAGGCGGTCCGGGTGGCCCGCACGCTTCTCAACCAGCCCGCGCTGGCGCCCTACAACGGCGGGGAGGTCTCGCCGGGGCCGTCCGTCGCGTCCGACGAGGAGATCCTCGCCTGGGTCGCGAAGGACGGGGAGACGGCGCTGCATCCGTCGTGCACCTGCAAGATGGGCACCGACGACATGTCCGTCGTCGACCCCGCCGACCTGCGCGTGCACGGCGTGGAAGGGCTGCGGGTGGTGGACGCCTCGGTCATGCCGTACGTGACCAACGGCAACATCTACGCGCCGGTCATGATGATCGCGGAGAAGGCCGCCGACCTCATCCTCGGCAAGGAGCCGCTGCCCGCCTCCACCGCCGCGTACTACCGCCACCGCGACGCCCGCAAGCCGGCGGAGTAG
- a CDS encoding 5,10-methylenetetrahydrofolate reductase produces MAAAGLRTLLGRVRYEVLPAKATEDEVLAHVPRDVVVTVTASPVKGLEPTLDLTARLAAHGRRVVPHVPARLLRDDVHLKDVVDRLREADVDDVFVPAGDADPPAGSYHGALPVLRRLGELGSPFARVGITGYPESHPLIHDDLTVQAMWDKREHATYIVSNLCFDPRVLGEWIARIRARDVVLPVHLGVAGPVQRAKLLAMATKIGVGESARFLTRHPSWFLRFAAPGGYSPEPLLTRAGPALAAPSAGVAGLHLFTFNQIAETERWRRALLDRLAG; encoded by the coding sequence TTGGCCGCCGCAGGACTGCGCACGCTGCTCGGCCGCGTCCGCTACGAGGTGCTGCCCGCGAAGGCCACCGAGGACGAGGTCCTCGCCCACGTCCCGCGCGACGTCGTCGTCACCGTGACGGCGTCGCCGGTCAAGGGCCTGGAGCCGACCCTCGACCTCACCGCCCGCCTGGCCGCGCACGGCCGCCGCGTCGTGCCGCACGTCCCCGCGAGGCTGCTGCGCGACGACGTCCACCTCAAGGACGTCGTCGACCGGCTGCGCGAGGCAGACGTGGACGACGTCTTCGTCCCGGCGGGCGACGCCGATCCGCCCGCCGGGTCCTACCACGGCGCCCTGCCGGTGCTGCGACGGCTGGGCGAACTGGGCAGCCCCTTCGCCCGCGTGGGCATCACGGGCTACCCGGAGAGCCACCCCCTCATCCACGACGACCTCACCGTCCAGGCGATGTGGGACAAGCGCGAACACGCCACGTACATCGTGAGCAACCTCTGCTTCGACCCACGCGTGCTGGGAGAGTGGATCGCCCGCATCAGGGCCCGCGACGTGGTCCTGCCCGTCCATCTCGGCGTCGCCGGGCCGGTGCAGCGGGCCAAGCTGCTGGCCATGGCGACGAAGATCGGCGTGGGGGAGTCGGCCCGCTTCCTGACCAGGCACCCCTCCTGGTTCCTGCGCTTCGCCGCGCCCGGCGGCTACTCGCCCGAGCCGCTGCTCACCCGCGCCGGGCCGGCGCTGGCCGCGCCCTCCGCGGGGGTGGCGGGACTGCACCTGTTCACCTTCAACCAGATCGCCGAGACGGAGCGCTGGCGGCGGGCGCTGCTGGACCGGCTGGCCGGCTGA
- a CDS encoding TOBE domain-containing protein: MQSYTIGQAARLLGVSPDTARRWADAGRVATHRDESGRRLIDGRDLAAFSVELAAGGGAGEDVSYTSVRNAFPGIVTAVKLGDVAAQVEIQAGPHRLVSLLTREAVEELGLEVGVEATARVKSTNVHIDRA, from the coding sequence ATGCAGTCCTACACGATCGGCCAGGCGGCCCGGCTCCTCGGCGTGAGTCCCGACACCGCACGGCGGTGGGCCGACGCGGGCCGGGTGGCCACCCACCGGGACGAGAGCGGACGTCGCCTCATCGACGGCAGGGACCTGGCCGCCTTCTCGGTGGAGCTGGCGGCGGGCGGCGGCGCCGGGGAGGACGTGTCGTACACGTCGGTCCGCAACGCCTTCCCCGGGATCGTGACGGCCGTGAAGCTGGGCGACGTGGCGGCCCAGGTGGAGATCCAGGCCGGGCCGCACCGGCTGGTGTCGCTGCTGACACGGGAGGCCGTCGAGGAGTTGGGGCTGGAGGTGGGGGTGGAGGCCACCGCCCGCGTCAAGTCGACGAACGTGCACATCGACCGCGCCTGA
- the ligA gene encoding NAD-dependent DNA ligase LigA, which yields MTTPVAVIADAAAYAQAVEDAVRASAAYYEAGTSALDDDSYDRLVRAVAAWEAEHPDEVLADSPTGKVAGGAVEGDVPHTAAMLSLDNVFSPEEFTAWTASLARRLGRDVERYSVEPKLDGLAIAARYTGGRLTRLVTRGDGTAGEDVSHAIGTIEGLPAELTEPVTVEVRGEVLMTTGQFEHANEVRTAHGGAPFANPRNAAAGTLRAKERAYTVPMTFFGYGLLPLADTEPALAATLRECAHSDLMSRTAAYGVNTTAATAVPGVTADTVTAVLHRVSEIAALRPSLPFGIDGIVVKADLAADQRAAGSGSRAPRWAIAFKLRAVEKITRLLAVEWNVGRTGIIAPRAVLEPVQIDGSTITYATLHNPADITRRDLRLGDRVMVHRAGDVIPRIEAPVVHLRTGDEQPIVFPETCPRCGSGIDTGEQRWRCESGRNCHLVASLSYAAGRDQLDIEGLGHTRVVQLVEAGLVADLADLFTLTREQLLGLERMGETSTDKLLAALAAAKAQPLSRVLCALGVRGTGRSMSRRIARHFADMDHLRAADAEAVRQVDGIGAEKAPSIVAELAELAPLIEKLAAAGVNMTEPGAVPPAPPATTADGDARRDGDGDGDGTHTATDTETPTGREAGPGAGGPLAGMTVVVTGAMTGALEKLSRNEMNELIERAGGRASSSVSKRTTLVVAGEGAGSKRAKAEALGVRLAAPDEFAALVADHLDTAAAVREQSA from the coding sequence ATGACGACACCAGTTGCAGTGATCGCCGACGCCGCCGCCTACGCGCAGGCGGTCGAGGACGCCGTGCGCGCTTCGGCCGCCTACTACGAGGCCGGGACGTCGGCGCTCGACGACGACTCCTACGACCGGCTGGTGCGCGCCGTCGCGGCCTGGGAGGCCGAGCACCCGGACGAGGTGCTCGCCGACTCGCCGACCGGCAAGGTGGCCGGCGGCGCCGTGGAGGGCGACGTCCCGCACACGGCCGCCATGCTGAGCCTGGACAACGTCTTCTCACCCGAGGAGTTCACGGCCTGGACGGCCTCGCTGGCCCGCCGCCTGGGCCGGGACGTCGAGCGGTACAGCGTGGAGCCCAAGCTCGACGGCCTGGCGATCGCGGCCCGCTACACCGGCGGCCGTCTGACACGGCTGGTCACCCGGGGAGACGGGACGGCCGGGGAGGACGTCTCGCACGCGATCGGCACGATCGAGGGCCTGCCCGCCGAGCTGACCGAACCCGTCACGGTGGAGGTGCGCGGCGAGGTCCTGATGACGACCGGCCAGTTCGAGCACGCCAACGAGGTGCGCACCGCACACGGCGGAGCGCCGTTCGCCAACCCGCGCAACGCCGCCGCCGGCACCCTGCGCGCGAAGGAACGCGCCTACACCGTGCCCATGACGTTCTTCGGCTACGGACTGCTGCCGCTCGCCGACACCGAGCCCGCCCTGGCCGCGACCCTGCGGGAGTGCGCGCACAGCGACCTGATGAGCAGGACCGCCGCGTACGGCGTGAACACCACGGCCGCCACCGCCGTGCCCGGCGTCACCGCCGACACGGTCACGGCCGTCCTGCACCGCGTGTCGGAGATCGCCGCGCTGCGCCCGTCGCTGCCCTTCGGGATCGACGGGATCGTCGTCAAGGCCGACCTGGCCGCGGACCAGCGAGCCGCGGGCTCCGGTTCACGCGCCCCGCGCTGGGCGATCGCCTTCAAACTGCGCGCCGTCGAGAAGATCACCCGGCTGCTGGCGGTCGAGTGGAACGTCGGCCGCACCGGCATCATCGCCCCGCGTGCCGTCCTGGAACCGGTGCAGATCGACGGCTCGACCATCACCTACGCGACGCTCCACAACCCGGCCGACATCACCCGCCGCGACCTGCGGCTCGGGGACCGGGTGATGGTTCACCGGGCCGGCGACGTCATCCCCCGCATCGAGGCGCCCGTGGTCCATCTGCGCACCGGCGACGAACAGCCGATCGTCTTCCCCGAGACGTGCCCGCGCTGCGGATCGGGCATCGACACCGGCGAGCAGCGCTGGCGCTGCGAGAGCGGCCGCAACTGCCATCTCGTCGCGTCCCTCTCCTACGCCGCCGGACGCGACCAGCTCGACATCGAAGGCCTCGGCCACACCCGCGTCGTCCAGCTCGTCGAGGCGGGCCTCGTCGCCGACCTCGCCGACCTGTTCACCCTCACCCGCGAGCAACTGCTCGGCCTGGAGCGCATGGGGGAGACGAGCACCGACAAGCTGCTCGCGGCGCTCGCCGCGGCGAAGGCCCAGCCGCTGTCGAGAGTGCTGTGCGCGCTCGGCGTGCGCGGCACGGGCCGTTCCATGTCCCGCCGGATCGCCCGGCACTTCGCCGACATGGACCACCTGCGCGCCGCGGACGCCGAGGCCGTCCGGCAGGTCGACGGGATCGGCGCCGAGAAGGCCCCCTCGATCGTCGCCGAACTCGCCGAACTCGCGCCGCTCATCGAGAAACTGGCCGCGGCCGGGGTCAACATGACCGAGCCCGGCGCGGTCCCGCCCGCCCCGCCGGCCACCACCGCGGACGGTGACGCCCGGAGAGACGGCGACGGCGACGGCGACGGTACGCACACCGCGACCGACACGGAGACGCCGACCGGCCGGGAAGCCGGGCCCGGTGCGGGCGGGCCGCTGGCCGGGATGACCGTGGTCGTCACCGGCGCGATGACCGGCGCACTCGAGAAGCTCAGCCGCAACGAGATGAACGAGTTGATCGAACGGGCCGGCGGCCGCGCGTCCTCCAGCGTGTCGAAGCGGACGACCCTGGTCGTGGCCGGAGAGGGCGCCGGCTCCAAGCGCGCCAAGGCCGAGGCCCTCGGCGTCCGGCTCGCGGCGCCCGACGAGTTCGCGGCCCTGGTAGCGGACCACCTCGACACGGCGGCCGCCGTCCGGGAGCAGAGCGCCTGA
- a CDS encoding polyprenyl synthetase family protein: protein MTEQVLRRVAGHERRFNALFEEYFDSLGARLDAPSFSRFAPECLALVRDLALRGGKRMRVVLLHEAARLVSEEPAEALDAAALSIELLHAHGLIHDDLIDDSPTRRGGPSTYYAYRDRFPGHPRTALGLTVLAGDLALALSLRVLLDAPAPPAVRQAMAEAQTRAAADTFMGQIADLERDFGPAPDEDVLHAVADYKSARYSILAPMRLGLLAAGERPEPFERELGDYARLVGICGQMRDDYLDLFGDAAVLGKPTGGDLRDGKQSYTVRALLSVVSGADRAVVEAALGDRSCTPETVAVVREIAESSGAADRMRADMRRHAERARALATAWRGRWRRDAVEFFELLPLWSVDRAR, encoded by the coding sequence ATGACCGAACAAGTCCTCCGTCGCGTCGCCGGTCACGAGAGGCGGTTCAACGCGCTGTTCGAGGAGTACTTCGATTCGCTGGGCGCCCGGCTCGACGCGCCGTCGTTCAGCCGCTTCGCCCCGGAGTGCCTGGCGCTGGTGCGCGATCTGGCCCTGCGCGGCGGCAAGCGGATGCGGGTCGTCCTGCTCCACGAGGCGGCCCGCCTGGTGTCGGAGGAGCCGGCCGAGGCGCTCGACGCGGCCGCGCTGAGCATCGAGCTGCTGCACGCCCACGGTCTGATCCACGACGACCTCATCGACGACAGCCCCACCCGCCGGGGCGGTCCCTCCACGTACTACGCCTACCGTGACCGGTTCCCCGGTCACCCGCGGACGGCCCTCGGCCTCACCGTCCTCGCGGGCGACCTGGCGCTCGCCCTGTCGTTGCGGGTCCTCCTCGACGCGCCGGCGCCGCCCGCCGTGCGGCAGGCCATGGCCGAGGCGCAGACGCGGGCGGCCGCCGACACCTTCATGGGTCAGATCGCCGATCTGGAGCGGGACTTCGGCCCCGCCCCGGACGAGGACGTCCTGCACGCGGTGGCCGACTACAAGTCCGCCCGCTACTCGATCCTCGCGCCCATGAGGCTCGGGCTGCTGGCCGCGGGCGAGCGGCCCGAGCCCTTCGAACGGGAACTGGGCGACTACGCGCGGCTGGTCGGGATCTGCGGGCAGATGCGCGACGACTACCTCGACCTGTTCGGGGACGCGGCCGTCCTGGGCAAGCCGACCGGCGGGGACCTGCGCGACGGCAAGCAGAGCTACACCGTGCGCGCCCTGCTGTCCGTGGTGAGCGGCGCCGACCGCGCCGTGGTGGAGGCCGCGCTCGGCGACCGGTCCTGCACACCGGAGACGGTGGCCGTGGTGCGGGAGATCGCCGAGAGCAGTGGTGCGGCGGACCGGATGCGCGCCGACATGCGACGGCACGCCGAACGGGCCCGCGCGCTGGCCACCGCGTGGCGCGGGCGGTGGCGCCGCGACGCCGTCGAGTTCTTCGAGCTCCTCCCGCTGTGGAGTGTGGACCGCGCCAGGTGA
- a CDS encoding cytochrome C oxidase subunit I, whose product MIRDDPPEAAMGEAARQGGARTGGIGDQAEGYLLWQATIAVAEERAQAFVEPMEWLTTSQRADVEQRYVADSLHHARRDLERIAARCRSLRGEYESRYRELRRRCVAWTVAVGACLASVTAAALSLIR is encoded by the coding sequence ATGATCCGCGACGATCCGCCGGAGGCGGCGATGGGCGAAGCGGCGAGACAGGGTGGCGCGCGAACCGGCGGGATCGGCGACCAGGCGGAGGGGTACCTGCTGTGGCAGGCCACCATCGCGGTGGCCGAGGAACGCGCGCAGGCCTTCGTGGAGCCCATGGAGTGGCTGACCACCTCCCAGCGGGCCGACGTCGAGCAGCGGTACGTCGCCGACAGCCTGCACCACGCGCGGCGCGACCTGGAGCGGATCGCGGCCCGCTGCCGTTCGCTGCGCGGCGAGTACGAGTCGCGCTACCGGGAGCTGCGCCGGCGCTGTGTGGCCTGGACCGTGGCCGTCGGCGCGTGCCTCGCCTCGGTGACCGCGGCCGCGCTGTCGCTGATCCGGTGA
- the ctaD gene encoding aa3-type cytochrome oxidase subunit I has protein sequence MTILNDPDRSAAAAYDTEVPVRGRQPGNVVVKWLTTTDHKTIGTMYLTTSFAFFLIGGVMALLIRAELARPGLQIVSPEQYNQLFTMHGTVMLLMFATPLFAGFTNWIMPLQIGAPDVAFPRLNMFAYWLYLFGSSIAVGGFLTPQGAADFGWFAYTPLSDAVRSPGLGSDLWIMGLAFSGFGTILGAVNFITTIICMRAPGMTMFRMPIFTWNVLLTAVLVLFAFPVLAAALFALEADRKFGAHIFDAANGGPLLWQHLFWFFGHPEVYIIALPFFGIVTEVIPVFSRKPIFGYMGLVAATISIAGLSVTVWAHHMFVTGGVLLPFFSFMTFLIAVPTGVKFFNWIGTMWKGSVSFETPMLWATGFLVTFLFGGLTGVILASPPMDFHVSDSYFVVAHFHYVVFGTVVFAMFAGFHFWWPKFTGRMLDERLGKITFWTLFVGFHGTFLIQHWLGAEGMPRRYADYLAADGFTALNTISTISSFLLGLSMLPFLYNVWRTGRYGKPVGVDDPWGFGRSLEWATSCPPPRHNFTTLPRIRSESPAFDLHHPDIAMAEAEAHGVR, from the coding sequence GTGACGATTCTGAACGATCCGGACCGCTCGGCTGCCGCCGCCTACGACACCGAGGTGCCGGTCAGGGGCAGGCAGCCCGGCAACGTCGTCGTGAAGTGGCTGACGACCACCGACCACAAGACCATCGGCACGATGTACCTGACCACGTCCTTCGCGTTCTTCCTCATCGGAGGCGTGATGGCCCTGCTCATCCGCGCCGAGCTGGCCCGCCCGGGGCTCCAGATCGTCTCTCCCGAGCAGTACAACCAGCTGTTCACGATGCACGGCACGGTCATGCTGCTGATGTTCGCGACGCCGCTGTTCGCCGGTTTCACGAACTGGATCATGCCGCTCCAGATCGGCGCGCCCGACGTGGCGTTCCCGCGGCTGAACATGTTCGCCTACTGGCTCTACCTGTTCGGGTCCTCCATCGCCGTGGGCGGCTTCCTCACCCCGCAGGGCGCCGCCGACTTCGGCTGGTTCGCCTACACCCCGCTGTCGGACGCCGTCCGCAGCCCCGGCCTCGGTTCCGATCTGTGGATCATGGGTCTGGCGTTCTCCGGTTTCGGCACCATCCTCGGCGCGGTCAACTTCATCACCACGATCATCTGCATGCGCGCGCCGGGCATGACGATGTTCCGCATGCCGATCTTCACCTGGAACGTGCTGCTGACGGCCGTCCTCGTCCTGTTCGCCTTCCCCGTCCTGGCGGCCGCCCTGTTCGCCCTGGAGGCGGACCGCAAGTTCGGCGCCCACATCTTCGACGCGGCCAACGGCGGCCCACTGCTGTGGCAGCACCTCTTCTGGTTCTTCGGCCATCCCGAGGTGTACATCATCGCCCTGCCGTTCTTCGGCATCGTCACCGAGGTCATCCCGGTCTTCTCCCGCAAGCCGATCTTCGGCTACATGGGGCTCGTGGCCGCGACCATCTCCATCGCCGGTCTGTCCGTGACGGTGTGGGCGCACCACATGTTCGTCACCGGCGGGGTGCTGCTGCCGTTCTTCTCCTTCATGACGTTCCTCATCGCCGTGCCGACCGGCGTGAAGTTCTTCAACTGGATCGGCACCATGTGGAAGGGGTCGGTGTCCTTCGAGACGCCGATGCTGTGGGCGACGGGGTTCCTCGTGACGTTCCTCTTCGGCGGTCTGACCGGCGTCATCCTGGCGTCGCCGCCGATGGACTTCCACGTGTCGGACTCGTACTTCGTGGTGGCGCACTTCCACTACGTCGTCTTCGGCACCGTCGTCTTCGCGATGTTCGCCGGATTCCACTTCTGGTGGCCGAAGTTCACCGGCAGGATGCTCGACGAGCGCCTCGGCAAGATCACCTTCTGGACGCTGTTCGTCGGCTTCCACGGCACCTTCCTCATCCAGCACTGGCTGGGCGCCGAGGGCATGCCGCGCCGCTACGCGGACTACCTGGCCGCGGACGGGTTCACCGCCCTGAACACCATCTCGACGATCAGTTCCTTCCTCCTCGGCCTGTCGATGCTGCCGTTCCTCTACAACGTGTGGCGAACGGGCCGGTACGGCAAGCCCGTCGGCGTCGACGACCCGTGGGGCTTCGGCCGCTCCCTGGAGTGGGCCACCTCCTGCCCGCCGCCGCGCCACAACTTCACCACCCTGCCGCGCATCCGCAGCGAGTCCCCCGCGTTCGACCTGCACCACCCCGACATCGCCATGGCCGAGGCCGAGGCGCACGGGGTCCGTTGA
- a CDS encoding ZIP family metal transporter, whose translation MAEVVQAGLWGLLAGSALLVGAALGYGLRVPQKVIATVMAFGAGVLLSAVSFELVGEAYDEAGLAPAAVGTLAGALAYTGGNVWLARRGARHRKRSGHAGAQAQPSESEQSGSGTALALGALLDGVPESAVIGVSLLDGGAVSLVTVAAVFISNVPEGLSSSAGMKRAGRTGRYVFGVWAAIAAAGTLSAVLGYTVVGSFSPAVIAAVTAVAAGAILAMIADTMIPEAFDDAHLAIGLITVCGFLVSFALSHA comes from the coding sequence ATGGCTGAAGTCGTGCAGGCGGGACTGTGGGGGCTGCTGGCGGGCTCGGCGCTGCTGGTCGGCGCCGCGCTGGGGTACGGGCTGCGAGTCCCGCAGAAGGTGATCGCGACGGTGATGGCCTTCGGCGCGGGCGTGCTGCTGTCGGCGGTCTCCTTCGAGCTGGTGGGCGAGGCGTACGACGAGGCGGGGCTAGCTCCCGCGGCCGTCGGCACCCTCGCCGGCGCGCTGGCCTACACGGGCGGCAACGTGTGGCTGGCCCGCCGCGGCGCGCGGCACCGCAAGCGCTCGGGACACGCGGGGGCGCAGGCCCAGCCCTCGGAGAGCGAGCAGAGCGGATCCGGGACGGCGCTCGCGCTCGGCGCCCTCCTCGACGGGGTGCCGGAGTCCGCGGTGATCGGCGTGAGCCTGCTGGACGGGGGCGCGGTCAGCCTGGTGACGGTGGCCGCCGTCTTCATCAGCAACGTCCCCGAGGGGCTGTCCAGTTCGGCCGGGATGAAGAGGGCCGGCCGCACCGGAAGGTACGTGTTCGGCGTCTGGGCGGCGATCGCGGCGGCCGGTACCCTCTCGGCCGTCCTCGGCTACACCGTCGTCGGTTCCTTCTCGCCCGCGGTGATCGCCGCGGTGACGGCGGTGGCGGCCGGGGCCATCCTCGCCATGATCGCCGACACGATGATCCCCGAGGCGTTCGACGACGCCCACCTGGCCATCGGGCTCATCACCGTGTGCGGCTTCCTGGTCTCCTTCGCCCTCTCCCACGCCTGA
- a CDS encoding hemerythrin domain-containing protein: MAETRDVVELILQDHRRMEDLFRLMRSVEADRAAALKEFADLLIAHALAEEAKVYPALKRYKKIEDEEVEHGEEEHEEGNKALLELLEVDEVGSEEWDEKLEELVEAVTHHADEEERTILNGARENVAMERREELGGEFLEERERQLKAGCGAVDNVRRIVHS, encoded by the coding sequence ATGGCCGAGACACGAGACGTCGTCGAACTCATTCTTCAGGACCACCGGAGAATGGAAGATCTCTTTCGCCTGATGCGCAGTGTGGAAGCGGACCGGGCCGCCGCCCTCAAGGAGTTCGCCGACCTGCTGATCGCGCACGCGCTGGCGGAGGAGGCGAAGGTGTACCCCGCCCTCAAGCGCTACAAGAAGATCGAGGACGAAGAGGTCGAGCACGGCGAGGAGGAGCACGAGGAGGGCAACAAGGCGCTCCTCGAACTCCTGGAGGTCGACGAGGTCGGCTCCGAGGAGTGGGACGAGAAGCTGGAGGAACTCGTCGAGGCCGTCACCCACCACGCCGACGAGGAGGAACGCACCATCCTCAACGGCGCACGCGAGAACGTGGCCATGGAGCGGCGCGAGGAACTCGGCGGGGAGTTCCTGGAGGAGCGGGAGCGGCAGCTGAAGGCGGGCTGCGGCGCCGTGGACAACGTGCGCCGCATCGTCCACTCCTGA